One Punica granatum isolate Tunisia-2019 chromosome 3, ASM765513v2, whole genome shotgun sequence genomic window carries:
- the LOC116200431 gene encoding uncharacterized protein LOC116200431, with amino-acid sequence MIAKSKEGEDRLVNLKRLFERLKKYKLRLNPAKRTFGAKSGKLLGFVVSKRGIEVDPDKRLRQYPLYHIIRLLSKADPLKYLLGSPSFMRNIAKWRCQLTEYDIEYVSSTSVKGQAIADHLAEFPIEDDTPINSDFQDEEILQVDEKEDGTAWKMYFDGAVNSTGSGIGAACILGLPTAIDFKVKEVKVFGDSMLTIFQILGQWKTKDAKLVPYHEYLEELVKNFKKISFTYTSRIKNQFADTLATLASMEGT; translated from the exons atgatcgccaagtccaaGGAGGGAGAGGACCGCCTCGTTAATCTGAAGCGTCTCTTTGAAcgtctcaagaagtacaagcttAGGCTCAACCCAGCGAAACGCACATTCGGCGCAAAGTCTGGGAAACTGCTAGGATTTGTGGTCAGCAAACGAGGCATCGAGGTCGATCCCGACAAG agacttcGGCAGTACCCTCTCTACCACATTATCCGCTTGCTGTCGaaagcggatcccctgaaataTCTACTTGGTAGCCCGTCCTTCATGAGGAACATTGCAAAGTGGCGCTGTCAGCTGACagagtacgacatcgagtacGTGTCCAGCACATCAGTCAAAgggcaagcaattgcagacCATTTAGCGGAGTTTCCGATTGAGgatgacacaccgatcaaTTCCGACTTTCAAGACGAAGAGATCCTCCAAGTGGACGAAAAGGAGGATGGGACCgcgtggaagatgtacttcgacggTGCAGTGAATTCCACTGGttctggtatcggcgca gcatgcatccttggcCTGCCGACGGCGATcgatttcaaggtgaaggaggtAAAAGTGTTCGGGGATtcaatgctcacaatcttccaaattCTGGGACAATGGAAAACGAAAGACGCGAAACTAGTACCATACCACGAGTATCTCGAGGAGTTAGTGAAGAACTTCaagaaaatctcattcacaTACACGTCGCGCATCAAGAACCAGTTTGCAGACACACTTGCAACACTGGCATCAATGGAGGGCACTTGA